In Pseudobacter ginsenosidimutans, the following are encoded in one genomic region:
- a CDS encoding DUF2461 domain-containing protein, whose protein sequence is MIQSSTLTFFRQLRKNNHKTWFDAHRAQYEAARKNIEDFLQAVIDKHGKKDPDIAGLTAKSCLYRINRDIRFSKDKTPYKTHQAAGITKGGKKSPLAGYYVHIEPDGKTMVAGGIWMPEAANLKKIRQEIDYCYDEFNKIVTAKKFVNQFGGLYRGEDVSLVKVPQGFEKDNPAAEYLKFKSWLASREFSDADVTSKDFLKKVTDAFETMQPFLQFLNRPLEHD, encoded by the coding sequence ATGATACAATCATCTACCCTCACTTTCTTTCGCCAGTTGCGGAAGAACAATCACAAGACCTGGTTTGATGCACATCGTGCACAGTATGAGGCAGCGCGGAAAAACATAGAGGATTTCCTGCAGGCAGTGATCGATAAACATGGGAAGAAGGATCCTGATATAGCAGGGCTCACCGCCAAAAGCTGTCTCTATCGCATCAACAGGGATATTCGTTTTTCAAAAGATAAAACACCGTACAAGACACACCAGGCCGCAGGCATCACCAAAGGCGGAAAGAAGTCTCCGCTCGCAGGCTATTACGTGCATATAGAGCCTGATGGCAAAACGATGGTGGCAGGTGGCATCTGGATGCCTGAAGCAGCAAATCTCAAAAAAATAAGACAGGAGATCGATTACTGCTACGATGAATTCAACAAGATCGTCACTGCTAAAAAATTCGTCAACCAGTTCGGAGGATTATACCGCGGAGAAGATGTGAGCCTCGTGAAAGTGCCACAGGGATTTGAGAAAGACAATCCCGCTGCCGAATACCTGAAGTTCAAAAGCTGGCTAGCCAGCCGTGAGTTCAGTGATGCAGATGTTACATCGAAAGATTTCCTGAAAAAGGTGACTGATGCTTTTGAAACGATGCAGCCATTCCTTCAATTCCTCAACAGGCCATTGGAGCATGACTGA
- a CDS encoding aspartate-semialdehyde dehydrogenase — translation MKVAVVGATGLVGTKMLQILAERNFPVTELLPVASERSVGKEVTYKGKAYKVVSMTDAIAAKPDVALFSAGGSTSLEWAPKFAEAGITVIDNSSAWRMDPSKKLVVPEINADALGKDDKIIANPNCSTIQMVVALNPLHKKYQVKRVVVSTYQSVTGTGKKAVDQLMGERDKAVKGSNGEYPMAYKYPIDLNVIPQIDVFLDNGYTKEEMKMVLETKKIMRDDSIRVTSTTVRIPVMGGHSESVNVEFANDFDLNEVKELLKSAPGVILVDDPATAQYPMPKDAHERDEVFVGRLRRDETQPNTLNLWIVSDNLRKGAATNAVQIAEYLVSKQLL, via the coding sequence ATGAAAGTTGCAGTTGTAGGCGCCACTGGCCTGGTAGGCACCAAAATGTTACAAATCCTCGCAGAAAGGAATTTCCCCGTTACTGAGCTCCTTCCCGTAGCCTCTGAAAGGTCAGTAGGCAAAGAAGTTACCTATAAGGGAAAGGCATATAAGGTGGTAAGCATGACAGACGCCATTGCTGCAAAGCCTGATGTGGCCTTGTTTTCAGCCGGCGGCAGCACTTCCCTGGAATGGGCGCCCAAATTTGCCGAAGCCGGTATTACTGTGATCGATAACTCTTCCGCATGGCGTATGGACCCCTCCAAAAAACTGGTGGTTCCTGAGATCAATGCTGATGCACTGGGTAAAGACGATAAGATCATCGCCAACCCCAACTGCTCTACCATCCAGATGGTAGTAGCACTCAATCCCCTCCACAAGAAATACCAGGTGAAACGCGTGGTAGTGTCCACTTACCAGAGCGTAACCGGTACAGGTAAGAAAGCAGTTGATCAGTTGATGGGTGAGCGCGACAAAGCCGTTAAAGGCAGCAATGGCGAATATCCCATGGCTTATAAATACCCCATCGATCTCAACGTGATCCCGCAGATCGATGTATTCCTCGACAATGGCTACACCAAGGAAGAAATGAAGATGGTGCTCGAAACCAAGAAGATCATGCGAGATGACAGCATCCGCGTTACTTCCACCACCGTTCGTATCCCTGTTATGGGTGGCCACAGCGAAAGCGTGAACGTTGAATTCGCAAACGACTTCGATCTGAATGAAGTGAAAGAGCTGCTGAAATCTGCTCCCGGCGTGATTTTGGTGGATGACCCTGCTACAGCACAATACCCTATGCCCAAAGATGCGCATGAGCGTGATGAAGTATTTGTTGGAAGATTGCGCAGAGATGAAACGCAGCCCAATACACTCAACCTGTGGATTGTGAGCGATAATCTCCGCAAAGGCGCCGCTACCAACGCTGTGCAGATTGCAGAGTACCTGGTGAGCAAACAATTGTTGTAA
- a CDS encoding SusC/RagA family TonB-linked outer membrane protein, producing the protein MPHRLLVGILSLLLALPSATWAQNKTITGKVTNEKDGAPLPGISVTPKGGSGGTSTSSEGTFSITIPANTNILVFSGVGYESADVNIADQLVVNVSLKPSSVNMNEVVVIGYGTQRRREVTGAIAKVTSDKITALPTPSFEASLQGRAPGVQVVQGSGLAGSGSVVRIRGIGSISAGGDPLYVIDGVPIIADPFQRGNSGGQNQNPLATINPNDIESIEILKDAGAAGIYGSRGANGVVLITTKKGKGGKPLFNYNNRLGATTWALRPKFLNGPEWLQMRQEAWENDGNMGKAPLPGGLTWEQAEKNNTDWWKELTTTGFINQHNASMTAGNKWLKSYVGASYAKDESYIKGNAYERLGARANLDFQALKNLKFNLNLSWNNGNNHRVPAAWAGGLGDAMSAALPIYPIYNDDKTYYRLGANPVLRRDQTKWRNTENKYWGSAGAEWQPIRDLTIKAVGSIDYLTSFDDQFESAIYLNNDRPGIAKRYVFHNTNMSGTITASYNWNPLDDHRFSFLAGSEIQEFTKESFKDDIYFYTDKPFWENKSLYKHVRDSMVSNGIKKMEESDAFTFVSFFGRVNYTFKDRYVLQLLGRIDGSSKFGPNNRYGFFPAASAAWIISEEDFVKDIDWIRFLKVRASYGIVGNSDIPSGAYYSKISRGGQPFAFNPTLFPDNIGNPDLKWETMRNFDLALEFSLKNNRISGEIAYYNKTTVDQLVEGAIQPNSGFSNAWRNLDGGKIVNRGIELSLTAKVIETKDLSWTVGGNISRNYNEVISLGKLGADALSGGSNDTRIIPGYPVGTNYLVRFAGVDPNDGLPIWLDLNGKKTKTFSLDYRMPVGSVIPDYVGGINSNLSYKGFDLGVLFTYAIGGNLYDGSAKRQDGVITDWVIREDLKDRWRKPGDIAKYPRLTMNTSTYNGLSSEWQYNSTLFLYDADFLRLRELTLSYTLPSDLFKSGRIRGVKVFATGMNLLTFTKYPGGDPEIARDFDKAQDRNMSPNVTYLTPPQQKAFTFGVNVNF; encoded by the coding sequence ATGCCACATCGACTGCTTGTGGGGATCCTATCTCTGCTTCTGGCGCTACCCTCTGCTACATGGGCGCAAAACAAAACAATTACCGGTAAGGTTACGAATGAAAAAGACGGTGCCCCGCTTCCGGGCATTTCGGTTACACCCAAGGGTGGGTCCGGCGGAACCTCCACCTCTTCCGAGGGAACATTTTCCATTACAATTCCGGCTAATACCAACATCCTGGTGTTCAGTGGTGTGGGGTATGAGAGTGCGGATGTGAACATTGCTGATCAGCTGGTGGTGAATGTAAGTCTGAAACCATCTTCTGTGAACATGAATGAAGTGGTGGTGATCGGCTATGGTACGCAACGCCGCAGGGAAGTAACAGGCGCTATTGCCAAGGTCACATCGGATAAGATAACGGCATTGCCTACACCGAGTTTTGAAGCTTCCCTGCAGGGAAGGGCTCCGGGTGTACAGGTGGTGCAGGGAAGCGGCCTGGCAGGTTCGGGATCGGTTGTGCGTATCCGTGGTATCGGATCCATAAGTGCGGGTGGTGATCCATTGTATGTGATCGATGGAGTGCCCATCATTGCCGATCCCTTTCAGCGCGGCAACAGCGGTGGGCAGAATCAGAACCCTCTTGCCACCATCAACCCCAATGATATCGAGTCCATAGAGATCCTCAAAGATGCAGGCGCAGCAGGCATCTACGGCAGTCGTGGCGCCAACGGTGTGGTGCTCATTACTACCAAAAAAGGAAAGGGCGGTAAACCTCTCTTCAATTATAATAACCGCTTAGGTGCCACTACCTGGGCGCTGCGTCCCAAATTCCTCAATGGTCCTGAATGGCTGCAGATGCGCCAGGAAGCCTGGGAGAATGATGGCAATATGGGCAAAGCCCCGTTACCTGGTGGTCTAACCTGGGAGCAGGCCGAAAAGAATAATACTGACTGGTGGAAAGAATTGACCACTACAGGTTTCATCAATCAGCACAATGCCAGTATGACTGCCGGCAACAAATGGCTGAAAAGCTATGTAGGCGCCAGTTATGCAAAGGATGAAAGCTATATCAAAGGCAATGCCTATGAGCGTTTGGGAGCGCGCGCCAATCTCGATTTCCAGGCGCTGAAGAATCTTAAGTTCAACCTCAATCTTTCCTGGAACAATGGTAACAACCATCGCGTTCCTGCTGCCTGGGCAGGAGGTTTAGGAGATGCTATGTCTGCTGCATTACCGATCTATCCAATCTACAACGATGATAAAACGTATTACCGGCTTGGTGCAAATCCGGTCTTGCGCCGTGATCAAACCAAATGGCGTAACACAGAGAACAAGTACTGGGGTAGTGCAGGAGCAGAATGGCAACCCATCAGGGATCTTACTATCAAAGCTGTTGGAAGTATCGATTACCTCACTTCCTTCGACGACCAGTTTGAGTCTGCCATTTATTTGAATAATGACAGACCGGGTATTGCTAAGCGTTATGTGTTCCATAATACGAACATGAGCGGTACAATTACTGCAAGCTACAACTGGAATCCGCTTGATGACCATCGCTTCAGTTTCCTGGCAGGTTCAGAGATCCAGGAGTTCACAAAGGAAAGCTTTAAGGATGATATATACTTTTATACAGACAAACCCTTCTGGGAAAACAAATCGCTCTACAAACATGTAAGGGACTCCATGGTCTCCAACGGTATCAAGAAAATGGAAGAAAGCGATGCATTCACTTTTGTATCCTTTTTCGGCAGAGTGAATTACACTTTCAAAGACCGTTACGTATTGCAACTCTTAGGGCGTATTGATGGCTCTTCCAAATTCGGTCCCAATAACAGGTATGGTTTCTTCCCCGCAGCATCTGCCGCCTGGATCATCTCCGAAGAGGATTTCGTAAAAGATATCGACTGGATCCGTTTCCTGAAAGTCCGCGCCAGCTATGGTATTGTGGGTAATTCGGATATCCCTTCAGGAGCATACTACTCCAAGATCTCCAGGGGAGGTCAACCATTTGCGTTTAATCCCACCTTGTTCCCTGATAATATCGGCAATCCCGATCTTAAATGGGAAACCATGCGCAACTTCGATCTGGCGCTGGAATTTTCTCTTAAGAACAATCGCATCAGTGGAGAGATCGCTTATTATAATAAGACTACTGTTGATCAACTGGTGGAAGGTGCCATCCAACCCAATTCCGGATTCTCAAATGCCTGGAGAAATCTGGATGGTGGCAAGATAGTCAACCGCGGTATCGAATTAAGTCTTACAGCCAAAGTGATCGAAACAAAAGATCTCAGCTGGACTGTTGGTGGAAACATCAGCAGAAACTACAATGAAGTGATCAGCCTCGGTAAGCTGGGTGCTGATGCATTGAGCGGAGGTTCCAACGATACGCGTATCATTCCCGGTTACCCGGTGGGAACCAATTACCTTGTACGTTTTGCTGGCGTTGATCCGAATGATGGCCTTCCCATCTGGTTAGATCTCAACGGTAAAAAAACCAAGACATTCTCTCTTGATTATCGTATGCCTGTTGGTAGTGTGATCCCCGATTATGTTGGAGGCATCAACAGTAATCTTTCCTACAAAGGTTTTGATCTTGGCGTGCTCTTCACTTATGCGATCGGTGGCAATCTTTATGATGGTTCTGCAAAACGCCAGGATGGTGTGATAACAGATTGGGTGATCCGTGAAGATCTGAAAGACCGCTGGCGCAAACCAGGAGATATTGCAAAGTATCCAAGGTTGACAATGAATACATCAACCTATAACGGTCTTTCAAGTGAATGGCAATACAACTCAACCTTATTCTTGTACGATGCAGATTTCCTGCGTCTTCGTGAACTAACGCTTAGCTATACACTGCCATCAGATCTTTTCAAATCTGGAAGGATCCGCGGTGTGAAAGTGTTTGCAACAGGTATGAACCTGCTCACCTTTACAAAATATCCGGGAGGAGATCCTGAAATTGCCAGGGATTTTGATAAAGCGCAGGACAGGAATATGAGTCCGAATGTAACTTATCTCACACCGCCACAACAAAAGGCATTCACATTCGGCGTAAACGTGAACTTCTAA
- a CDS encoding DUF5004 domain-containing protein, translating into MKTKFIILFALIATIVGCKPESLPDIGEPLNKVQLIQGNWQLDKVVQSDLNAVKYNFPYKELDVTSVAPFTQFKLNLNLNGDQPGAFTTTPGSSPVIIPLADGKWELDDANIPKQFNLIKGTDTVKMMMGSYNTLNAGKLHLRLVKGDGSKQLLQYDYYFKKI; encoded by the coding sequence ATGAAAACAAAATTCATCATATTATTCGCTCTTATTGCAACCATCGTTGGTTGCAAACCAGAGTCGCTTCCTGATATCGGCGAACCATTGAATAAGGTTCAGCTCATTCAGGGTAACTGGCAATTGGATAAAGTAGTGCAGTCTGATCTCAATGCAGTGAAATACAATTTTCCTTACAAAGAACTGGATGTAACGTCTGTTGCTCCGTTCACGCAGTTTAAGCTGAATCTGAATCTGAATGGAGATCAGCCAGGGGCTTTCACTACCACACCCGGCTCATCACCTGTGATCATTCCGCTTGCGGATGGAAAATGGGAATTGGATGATGCCAATATCCCAAAGCAATTCAACCTCATCAAGGGAACCGATACAGTGAAAATGATGATGGGGTCTTACAATACTTTGAATGCCGGAAAGCTGCACCTGCGCCTGGTGAAAGGTGATGGTTCAAAACAATTGCTGCAGTACGATTATTATTTCAAAAAGATCTAA
- the ligA gene encoding NAD-dependent DNA ligase LigA codes for MYSPDQTKALQQLTESLLKKDDKHPVTTKEIDNLRDVLKFHEHRYYILNDPLVADQEYDKLFKSLEKLEQAHPELITSDSPTQRVSKGLTKDFPPAPHLVPMLSLDNSYNEEDLRDWDRRVRELAKSENIEYCIEPKFDGASISLIYENDLLQRGATRGNGVAGDDITTNIKQIRSVPLSAKFSDYGIQQIEIRGEVLINKNNFKKYNEQLIEQNLPPLANPRNAAAGTLRIKDPKEVGKRNLEAFLYHVSYYTTLPGKTLDESLHTHSGNLNMLWNLGFRSPMKEKKVFKGIEDVIAYCREYEAHRDDLPYEIDGMVIKVNSIDMQDQLGMTTHHPRWAIAFKFKARQATSKLRSVEYQVGRTGSITPVAKIDPVAIGGVTVSSVSLHNEDVIREKDIMLGDTVLVERAGDVIPYIVKPLAELRTGSEKRIEFPTNCPVCGDPLVKPVDEAVWRCNNINCEAQVVERIIHFTSKDAMDIRGLGDAIIRKFYELKFLHDVPGIYELPFAQISAREGFGEKSISNLQAAIEASRAQPLHRLIYALGIRHVGETTAKTLANAVKYLPEMADLSMEDLQALEDIGPKVAGSVYQFFHNWDNLEMLKKLESLGLQLKNDRSNLTAEGNLTGLTFLFTGTLPTLKRSEAEEMVETNGGKILGSVSSKLSYLVVGEDAGSKLEKAKKIATVKIITEAEFLQMVNR; via the coding sequence ATGTACTCCCCAGATCAAACAAAAGCATTGCAGCAGTTGACAGAGAGCCTGCTGAAGAAGGACGACAAGCATCCTGTGACCACCAAAGAGATCGACAATCTCCGTGATGTTCTAAAGTTCCATGAGCACCGGTACTATATTTTGAATGACCCGCTGGTGGCAGACCAGGAATACGATAAGCTTTTCAAATCGCTGGAAAAACTGGAACAGGCGCATCCGGAGCTGATCACTTCAGATTCTCCCACACAACGCGTGAGCAAGGGCCTCACCAAAGACTTCCCGCCTGCACCGCACCTGGTGCCGATGCTTTCCCTGGACAATTCATATAATGAAGAAGACCTGCGCGACTGGGATCGCCGCGTACGCGAACTGGCCAAATCGGAGAACATTGAATACTGTATCGAGCCAAAGTTCGACGGGGCCAGCATTTCACTGATCTACGAGAATGATCTGCTGCAACGCGGCGCCACCCGTGGCAATGGCGTTGCTGGTGACGACATCACTACCAATATCAAACAGATCCGCTCTGTGCCGCTCTCCGCAAAGTTTTCGGATTACGGTATCCAGCAGATCGAGATCAGGGGTGAAGTGCTGATCAATAAGAACAATTTCAAAAAATACAATGAACAACTGATAGAGCAGAACCTGCCGCCACTGGCCAATCCCCGCAACGCGGCTGCCGGTACACTTCGCATCAAAGACCCGAAGGAAGTAGGTAAACGAAATCTCGAAGCCTTCCTCTACCACGTCAGCTATTACACTACGCTGCCTGGTAAAACGCTCGATGAATCTTTGCACACTCATAGCGGCAACCTCAATATGCTGTGGAACCTGGGTTTCCGCAGTCCCATGAAAGAGAAAAAAGTATTTAAGGGGATCGAAGATGTGATAGCATATTGCCGCGAGTATGAGGCTCACCGTGATGATCTCCCTTATGAGATCGATGGAATGGTGATCAAAGTGAACAGTATCGATATGCAGGACCAGCTGGGTATGACCACGCACCACCCGCGCTGGGCCATCGCCTTCAAATTCAAAGCGCGCCAGGCTACCAGCAAGCTGCGTTCCGTTGAATACCAGGTAGGCCGCACCGGCAGTATCACGCCTGTGGCCAAGATCGATCCCGTAGCAATTGGTGGTGTTACCGTTAGTTCCGTGTCTTTGCACAATGAAGATGTGATCCGTGAGAAAGACATCATGCTGGGAGATACTGTGCTGGTGGAAAGGGCCGGAGATGTGATCCCTTATATCGTGAAACCTCTGGCAGAACTGAGAACGGGATCGGAAAAGAGGATCGAGTTCCCTACCAATTGCCCCGTATGCGGGGACCCGTTAGTAAAGCCCGTGGATGAAGCTGTATGGCGCTGCAACAATATTAACTGTGAGGCACAAGTGGTGGAACGCATCATTCACTTCACCAGTAAGGATGCCATGGATATCAGGGGACTTGGAGATGCCATTATCCGTAAATTCTATGAACTGAAATTCCTGCACGATGTTCCCGGCATTTATGAACTGCCATTTGCTCAAATCAGCGCCAGGGAAGGGTTTGGCGAGAAGAGTATCTCCAATTTACAAGCCGCTATCGAGGCCTCCAGGGCACAGCCATTGCATCGTCTGATCTATGCACTGGGTATCCGGCATGTGGGGGAAACAACGGCAAAAACACTTGCTAACGCCGTCAAATACCTGCCGGAGATGGCGGACCTCTCAATGGAAGACCTCCAGGCTTTGGAAGATATTGGTCCGAAAGTGGCCGGAAGCGTGTACCAGTTTTTCCACAATTGGGACAATTTGGAAATGCTGAAAAAGCTCGAAAGTCTCGGATTGCAATTGAAAAATGACAGGAGCAATCTAACGGCGGAGGGCAACCTGACGGGACTAACGTTCTTGTTCACGGGAACCTTGCCAACGCTGAAACGCAGTGAGGCTGAGGAGATGGTGGAAACTAACGGTGGTAAGATACTGGGGTCCGTTAGCTCCAAGCTCAGTTACCTGGTAGTGGGGGAAGACGCAGGATCCAAGCTGGAAAAGGCCAAAAAGATAGCAACTGTTAAGATTATCACAGAGGCGGAATTCCTGCAAATGGTTAACCGCTGA
- a CDS encoding helix-turn-helix domain-containing protein yields the protein MWKPLQFPGWKHLRKKYALSSHGRIASYTEDVVEDGKLLQGSLTTGYRTLNLHRPGNNGTLYIHREIARLFLKKASLKAKYVIHDNHNKLDNNVKNLRWATLEQMIEHQQNSPAKIAYKKVQANRTEGLKLNAGQVKAIKKTLTDKNRKLTIKKLAEKYGVSEMTMYRIKSGENWGRIKN from the coding sequence GTGTGGAAACCACTTCAGTTTCCGGGCTGGAAACACCTCCGTAAAAAGTATGCGCTGTCATCTCACGGTCGCATAGCCAGCTATACAGAAGACGTGGTTGAAGACGGAAAATTATTGCAGGGTTCTCTGACCACTGGTTACAGAACGCTCAATCTGCACCGTCCAGGCAACAATGGCACGTTGTACATACATCGTGAAATTGCACGGCTCTTCTTAAAAAAAGCTTCACTGAAAGCGAAGTATGTGATTCACGACAATCACAACAAGCTCGACAACAATGTGAAGAATCTGAGATGGGCTACACTTGAGCAAATGATCGAGCATCAGCAAAACAGTCCGGCGAAAATTGCCTACAAGAAAGTGCAGGCAAACCGCACAGAAGGACTGAAACTGAATGCCGGCCAGGTGAAAGCTATTAAGAAAACCCTTACCGACAAGAACCGGAAACTCACCATCAAAAAGCTCGCTGAGAAATACGGCGTCAGTGAAATGACGATGTATCGTATCAAGAGCGGTGAAAATTGGGGACGCATTAAAAACTAA
- a CDS encoding RagB/SusD family nutrient uptake outer membrane protein has translation MNHIKKYIVILIAIAGLGVTGCKKFLERPPAGKLEEGTTLTQSDSLMSFLNGCYTTIGGDVLYGGRMWVIKELLADHLYGTLLTEDNGEIWRRKTAIFGAYKNDFYKECYQIMYRANKVLEYLQYADENKKARAEGEAKFLRGLMLFEVVRLWAQPYGSTADNAQAGVPVRLVADISLLGRSSVKDVYSQILADLNDAANLLPPQNGEYPSQYTAMAILAKVYFQMNDFAKAYEFSNKVMEQAETGTAFSFDEDVMDRWTLGGSHEGIFSIKSRPGNIEPGGEIRGRFRSDNNANPVMKYTPQTRSLFSRPGDVRAAWLTTATSPDFFLLTKYNLTSFDLQIVSVTEIKLIRAESAAELGTSDELDVARKDLDDILDRAGLSQDLTSATAALLISIARRERELELIGEGNRLDEIKRIGVRNNQNIDRRGSPYNCNGFILQFPDIEKAGNSSFINNPEGGCF, from the coding sequence ATGAACCATATCAAAAAATATATCGTAATACTGATCGCCATCGCTGGTTTGGGCGTTACGGGTTGCAAGAAATTCCTGGAAAGGCCACCTGCCGGTAAACTGGAAGAAGGCACAACCTTAACCCAGAGCGATAGTCTGATGTCTTTCCTGAACGGATGCTACACAACCATTGGCGGAGATGTGCTCTACGGAGGAAGGATGTGGGTGATCAAAGAATTGCTCGCTGATCATTTGTATGGCACGCTGCTTACAGAGGATAATGGCGAGATCTGGCGGCGGAAGACGGCCATCTTTGGTGCTTACAAAAATGATTTTTACAAGGAGTGCTATCAGATAATGTACAGGGCCAATAAAGTATTGGAATACCTGCAATATGCAGATGAAAATAAAAAAGCGAGAGCTGAAGGAGAAGCCAAATTCCTGCGTGGACTGATGTTATTCGAAGTAGTGCGTTTGTGGGCGCAGCCTTACGGAAGTACAGCAGACAATGCTCAGGCTGGTGTTCCGGTTCGTCTTGTTGCAGATATCAGCCTGCTCGGAAGAAGTTCAGTGAAAGATGTCTACTCGCAGATACTGGCTGACCTCAATGATGCAGCCAATCTCCTTCCTCCGCAAAATGGCGAATACCCTTCACAATACACGGCCATGGCCATTCTTGCGAAAGTGTATTTCCAGATGAACGATTTTGCCAAAGCATATGAATTCTCCAACAAGGTGATGGAGCAGGCTGAAACCGGAACTGCATTCAGCTTTGATGAAGATGTGATGGACCGATGGACCCTGGGTGGAAGCCATGAAGGCATTTTTTCCATCAAGAGCAGGCCCGGAAATATAGAGCCTGGCGGAGAGATCAGGGGCAGGTTCCGCAGCGACAATAATGCTAACCCTGTAATGAAGTACACGCCGCAAACAAGATCGCTTTTCAGCAGGCCGGGTGATGTAAGAGCTGCCTGGCTCACCACCGCTACAAGCCCCGACTTTTTCCTGCTCACCAAATACAATCTCACCAGTTTCGATCTGCAGATCGTTTCCGTTACGGAGATCAAACTGATCCGTGCAGAATCCGCCGCCGAATTAGGAACAAGTGATGAACTGGATGTGGCAAGAAAGGACCTGGATGATATTCTTGACCGTGCAGGACTTTCGCAGGATCTGACCAGCGCTACAGCCGCCCTCCTTATCAGTATTGCACGCAGAGAGCGTGAACTGGAACTGATCGGCGAAGGAAACCGCCTCGATGAGATCAAACGAATCGGTGTAAGGAACAATCAGAATATCGACCGGCGAGGTTCTCCCTACAATTGCAACGGTTTCATCCTTCAGTTCCCGGATATTGAAAAAGCGGGGAATTCAAGTTTCATCAACAATCCTGAAGGAGGATGTTTCTAA